GGTTGACTGTTTAGTTACCTCAACAGGCGTGGCACCAGTTTTATGCAAAGTGACAATACCTTTTTGCGACTTATCCGTAAATTTGACGGTCACAATACCATCACTATCTTTGCCAGTGATCGAAAATTTAGCTGGGTCTTTGGCAAGAACATAGCCTAATGGTGCTTGTGTTTCGACTAATTCATATTGACCATAGGGGAGTGCCTCAGTTGTGGTCAAGTAGCCCTCTTCATTAGTCATAAAAGTGTCTGTTGTCCCGTCATGATTGAGATTAGGCATGGAAACATATTTACCAGTTTGTAGTGATTTAATTTTAAAGCCAGCGTTGGCACGCGGAATTGTTTTGCCGGATTCGGCGTCAGCTTTGACTACTTTCAAACGTTCTTCCAATACATTATTGACGACTGAATAATGATGGGTCTCGTTTTGTTGATGAATCGTGACTTTGAATGGATCGGCGGTTTTATAGCCTTCTGGTGTTTTTGTTTCCGTCACGGTATAAGTGTCATAGGGTAGATCAGTAAATTTGAGATAACCTTCTTTATCGGTTGTACCCGTTGTGACGACCTTATTTGTTGTGTTGCTAGTGACTGTAAACTCAACATTAGCCAGTGGATTAGACTTGTTTTCTTTACCAGTTAAATGGCTAGAAAGTGCGGTGTGCCAATCATAGTTACCAATCTTGATTAAGTCGAAGCCACCAGTAATGACTTGTTCTTTAACGGTTGTTGATACGGTGGCTGTTTTCGCATTTTGCCCAGCGTAGGTCAGTTTGAATGCATGTTTTTCTGTATCTTTAATGTAGCCAGTTGGCGCTGCTTTTTCGAGCCAGTAGTAGTCGTCTAACTTTAGATTGGCGACACTTGCTTGATTGTTTTTAATCGTAACGGTATCAACTAGTTCATCATTTGAAGCTCGATGTAGTTCATAGACAGCACCATCAAGTGATGCAGCGCCTTGTGGCGTTTTACCAGTTTTAGTATCTTCCTTGATCAAAGTGGCAGTACCGAATTGTTCATCATCGGTCGCTTTAACCGAAGTAGCAGTGACCGCGACATTTTGACCAGCATATTTCAACTCAAAAGGTACCTTCTCGTTGTTAAGAATATAACCGGCCGGAGCTTTTTCTTCAACGGCGTAGTAGTTACCGAGTTTTAGATTTTGTAGCGCACCTTTACCAGTACTATCGGTAGTGATCGTTCCAACTTTTTTACCATCGGTTGAATAGATGCCATACATGGCGCCATTTAATGAATAGTATTTGTTAAACATATTGGTGCCAAATTGGCGGCCAATCTTCGTTAGATTTACATTACCAAGTTGTTCTTTGTTGCCAAGAACGACTTCGATTGTTTGATTAGGTGCGATCGTGGCCGTCTTGATTTCACCTTTATTAACGTAGCCATTAGGTGCGGTTACTTCTGAAACTTTGACTTGGGTACCGGCCTTGATGTCGTTTAAAGCGGCGTAACCATCAGTGCCAGTGGTAACTTCTTTGGTTTGACCATTGTACTCAAATTTGAGTTTCGCACCTGGCAGAGCCTTGTTGGTATCAGCGTCAACTTTTTTAGCTTTCAAATTACCATTCAGATTTACCTTAATGTTTAGATCAAAGTTATTTCCGTTTGGCAGTTTGAAATAGGCAATTTTTTGTTGATTACCTTTACCATAAAGGAGGGAAGTACCAATATTAGCAGCCTTAGCTTTAGCAAAGGAAATCTTACCAGATTCCTTGGAATTAGCTGTGGCAGTCAAAGTCAATTTATTGCCAGCTTTTGTGATGTTCAAATTAGCGGTATTAGCAGTTTGTTCAATATATGAAGCCAAAGTGCCATTAGTGTCGGTTAAAGTGATTGAATCACCAACGTTTAAGGTAATATTTTGATCATTGAACGATGGCTTGGTGTTGAACGCTGCAACTTTTGCCAGCACAGCCGCTTTTTTATTTTGATAATCTGGATAGTCGGTGGTCAATAGTTCATTACCTAAGGCTTCCCAGATCATAATTTGTGCTAGACCATAATTGGCGTCAGTTGGATTTTGTTGATAAGCAAAATACGCAATTTCGGCTAGCTTGTCTTTCTCAGCCGCCGAATAATCAGTTGGTGTCCAACCTGAACCAGAATTTTCAATATCGATCCCGTGTTCAACACAGAAAGTGATTTGGCCATCAACAACTTTTTTGTAAATACCGGTGTCAGTCCAATGAAGACCATTCAATAGACTGAGATGCCAAGTTGATACCCAGTCGCCAGCTTTAATGTTGGTCATGTCAGCGGCAAAAGCACTTGTGATTGGGGTCATAAAAATTGAAGTGAACAAGGTCAGCAGGGCTAACCAGACAGAAACTTTACGGGTTGCTGTTTGCAAGTAGATTACCTCCATTTTGATCAAATAGATTTAGCCAGCAGTGAAAAATATTGAACTAAAAAATGGGTACAAAAAAGGTAGACCAATATATAAATCGGACTACCCGTAACTGTGGTTTTGAAGTTTAGATTTCTCAATACTACTGGCACTAAAATGGCACATCGCATTTGATTTTTTAGTTTTTTATTGCTATTAGTTGTTTCGATAAACGCCTTAAACACGCTGATTCATCCTGATACTGTTAAGGTGAAGTATAGAATGGGAATAGGAAGCTAAATAAATTAAAAAAGGGAAACCTCGTTTAACGGTGTTTAGCGGAACGAAGCCTAATAAGAGACAAGTAATGTGGACGAAGCTGTCTATCAAAAGTTTACCGGTTAGCCTCATCGGAATGTGTAATTCTGGTGAGGCTTTTCTGGCGCTTGGTCCAATTTTTGGGGGTTCACATCACAGTACCAAATAGCATAGAACCAAAAAAATGGATTCTTAAAATTGGCCTAACCGGCTGATTTTGGGAGTCCATTTTGTAGATACAATCACTTTTCAGGCTTTAGGCTGAAGCATTGAGATGATCAGCTTGGGACAACATCAGATAGGTTGCCTTAAACACGGGGCAAACATCGCTTGGAATGGCGTAATTATGGGTTGTTCGGCGCAATTCAGTGAAGTTAGCGTCTAAGCGGTGATTGGCTGTGGCATCCGCACGTAATTTCAGATATTGTTCACGCACAGCAAAAACTTCAGGGTGATTTTGACCATGGGCATTTGTGATTGCGTGGGTATAAAAGTCTAATTTGTCATAGTGACAATCTAAATAGATTTTAACGGTTGTCATGTGATCCACCTCTTTATATTTGATGGTTTAAGTATAACGTCTGGGCTCACCAAATAACTTGATGGTGGTCAAGCTTAAGCTATTTTGGGTAGTCAATTAAAGCTTGAAGTTTCTAAGCTTGCCCAAATTAGAGCATAACTGAGGGTTTAGCATGTTTTTCAGTTCGTTTTTGTCGCGGTGGATAAGTGGACAGCGAAGACACGGTGATTTGAAACAGTTTGCAACCCCGCAAGCAAACCGATAGAATTATCTTTATATACAAATAGTCGTATGATTCAATGAAAGCTTTACGATTATGTCAGTGAAAAAAAGTTCCTTTGGAGGATTGATTGCGTATGTCGTACTATCAAGAGGCAAAAAAGAGTAGTGATGGTCAGCCGGTTTGGGATAGTTATTTACCAATAATCTTGATAGTCATTCAGGAGAAGCCAGTGTGGCGGAGTCGCGATTTGAAAATTGCGGCAGTTGAGCGGATGGATGTGCCAGCAACACTACGGATGAAAAGGTATCAAAAAAGTAAATATGATGATAATATTGCTGAAAATCGGGCCGGCTTTTCGTTAAGTTTGCTGAAAAATGCTGGATTAGTTGATTTCCTAGGCGCTGCTAAATATGCCCAAAATAGTGCTGGTAATAAATTTATTAATCAATACG
This genomic window from Lactobacillus sp. CBA3606 contains:
- a CDS encoding LPXTG cell wall anchor domain-containing protein, translating into MQTATRKVSVWLALLTLFTSIFMTPITSAFAADMTNIKAGDWVSTWHLSLLNGLHWTDTGIYKKVVDGQITFCVEHGIDIENSGSGWTPTDYSAAEKDKLAEIAYFAYQQNPTDANYGLAQIMIWEALGNELLTTDYPDYQNKKAAVLAKVAAFNTKPSFNDQNITLNVGDSITLTDTNGTLASYIEQTANTANLNITKAGNKLTLTATANSKESGKISFAKAKAANIGTSLLYGKGNQQKIAYFKLPNGNNFDLNIKVNLNGNLKAKKVDADTNKALPGAKLKFEYNGQTKEVTTGTDGYAALNDIKAGTQVKVSEVTAPNGYVNKGEIKTATIAPNQTIEVVLGNKEQLGNVNLTKIGRQFGTNMFNKYYSLNGAMYGIYSTDGKKVGTITTDSTGKGALQNLKLGNYYAVEEKAPAGYILNNEKVPFELKYAGQNVAVTATSVKATDDEQFGTATLIKEDTKTGKTPQGAASLDGAVYELHRASNDELVDTVTIKNNQASVANLKLDDYYWLEKAAPTGYIKDTEKHAFKLTYAGQNAKTATVSTTVKEQVITGGFDLIKIGNYDWHTALSSHLTGKENKSNPLANVEFTVTSNTTNKVVTTGTTDKEGYLKFTDLPYDTYTVTETKTPEGYKTADPFKVTIHQQNETHHYSVVNNVLEERLKVVKADAESGKTIPRANAGFKIKSLQTGKYVSMPNLNHDGTTDTFMTNEEGYLTTTEALPYGQYELVETQAPLGYVLAKDPAKFSITGKDSDGIVTVKFTDKSQKGIVTLHKTGATPVEVTKQSTKYGEQYGFNYDYTPLAGAKFEFTASKNITTADGTVHAKKGEIVATATTDANGQIKTPQLYLGKYSVKEVAAPNGFILNDKPIDFELKYAGQNVEVTSTSLKATNDFQKLNVVVNKQAEQIKSWDKNKPTLENKAANGQVFGLFSKAGYTNSDIKVPAKALVATAIVKDGKATFADIQLPEDSYYAQELDAGEAYQLDDQTYDFEFKATDNTATKNFTINDDKDAPILNKLHFNEFTFKKINETAKLVEDKGYQFTFDGNAKGAVFELLDKDKKVIQTTTIDDKSIGAFKNVPVGTFYLREKTPSATNLVLTKDLTKIVSTKTGITVYDAKGQLISQDKKQADEKATTETKETTKKPEISFTLKNNLIKGTGELTKTDVSNGKVLPNTGIKVLDQDGKTVVSGRTNDKGIFSFANLPAGKYQFVEYDAPKGYKINETPVDFEITKDGEIVKAQMKDEAVDRPLIHLPQTGEERNQLLSVIGVILLLITSLIVWWIHHSRKTNADFYDDEDEDDNWNNE
- a CDS encoding iron-sulfur cluster repair di-iron protein, ric; this translates as MTTVKIYLDCHYDKLDFYTHAITNAHGQNHPEVFAVREQYLKLRADATANHRLDANFTELRRTTHNYAIPSDVCPVFKATYLMLSQADHLNASA